In the genome of Cercospora beticola chromosome 2, complete sequence, one region contains:
- a CDS encoding uncharacterized protein (SMCOG1006:acyl-CoA dehydrogenase~antiSMASH:Cluster_10) — MSKRTRIPYAEPLWLSRGTSPFYNESHRHLQREVRKYVDGHLLPFADQWETEGVVPKEVIAEHSRLGYQAAAVYPLARAQLNGQRLPGDIDPEHWDGFHDLVVIDEIARIGYLGVIWALTCGNSIGAPPLVVYGNEEQKRKYLPSVLSGSTRFCLAVTEPDAGSDVAGITTTAVRQGDKYIVNGAKKWITNGSFADYCTAAVRTGGPGKDGVSALIIPLTARGVTRKKINNSGVLSSASTYIEFDDVEVPVENLLGQENRGFGIIMSNFNHERLWLGATSLRLARCCIEDAYQYAAVRETFGKPLLDNQMIRSKFSASGRKVESAHALMEQLVYLNSEAQRKGVDAQLGGQFANFKVLAAQTLEFVNREAQQTMGGLGYSKGGRGGRVEQISRDVRVMVVGGGSEEILADLAIVQEVRGLSKLRKKTRCPGERPACAFCVRLGQACRYADAPSAATISVQHAVEKDFAAAHSSLNTGSSFQAISFPSAIGESSTPFAYGNGQWEGDPEETERPMPVPQRLPQAMESSSPILHTVSRDIANQAADRATRFEERPPEHVIAKLTDVYFSNCQNQPYCLFHEANMRRRLQIGDLPEHLLLAFAATAARYSRDDYFKPDPLVAVASYAKKSWAILKNRVLDGDPCTDLDSVQAPVLLAIIDFVAGRPRQGWVKTGLAIRFVQDLKLNAEPDASIPVWQQEERRRVFWSVYLLDSFFACGRSWPVSIVDSDCTVRLPCVEESFRLGSHRNDAPTLAVLDKPWQSETAQSLDNFAISALTASLLGRTVKISSLEDIPTVPCWDPQSGFAKLSSLLMSFESRHATGSENPTQHINELYGTYEGYDRQRVGSFTVQHTGCCARGSSLGYIAACIASIHKLFLHSPDENTVTKAAEGLETCLKFLEHSHQNWAHLKPMKLAINEFNIDPALARLLVDSTLPATIEMDKAQRDILEFVLDYVWLSDVTRAPASAIPPSDSSLNQGDWNSLLNFDGLLSPVNFVGGDLSPEMSQHRSQEGLDDTAGLLSGHDQITMAC, encoded by the exons ATGTCGAAACGCACACGGATACCGTATGCAGAGCCACTATGGCTCAGCCGCGGCACTTCGCCGTTCTACAACGAGTCGCATCGACATTTGCAACGGGAGGTTCGCAAATACGTCGATGGCCATTTACTTCCGTTCGCGGATCAATGGGAGACTGAAGGTGTTGTACCAAAAGAG GTCATCGCGGAGCATTCGCGATTGGGTtatcaagcagcagcagtatacCCTCTCGCAAGGGCGCAGCTCAATGGCCAGCGTCTGCCTGGCGATATCGATCCAGAGCACTGGGATGGTTTCCATGATCTGGTTGTGATAGACGAGATAGCACGAATAGGCTATCTCGGTGTTATCTGGGCGCTGACTTGTGGTAACTCCATTGGAGCCCCTCCGCTCGTGGTATATGGTAATGAAGAGCAGAAGCGGAAGTACTTGCCGTCAGTCCTGAGTGGGAGCACGAGGTTTTGTCTCGCCGTGACGGAGCCAGATG CTGGATCCGATGTTGCAGGCATTACCACTACCGCGGTCCGTCAGGGTGACAAATACATTGTCAATGGCGCCAAGAAATGGATAACAAATGGGTCGTTCGCGGACTACTGTACTGCTGCGGTGCGCACTGGTGGACCAGGCAAGGATGGAGTGTCTGCGTTGATCATTCCGTTGACTGCGCGAGGCGTGACGCGTAAGAAAATCAACAATTCTGGCGTTCTTTCGAGTG CCTCCACATACATCGAATTCGATGACGTTGAAGTGCCAGTGGAGAACTTGTTGGGTCAAGAGAATCGCGGATTTGGGATCATCATGTCCAACTTCAACCACGAACGGTTGTGGCTAGGCGCCACGAGTCTGCGGCTCGCGCGGTGTTGTATTGAAGATGCCTATCAGTACGCAGCGGTACGTGAGACATTCGGAAAGCCACTGCTGGACAATCAGATGATCCGGAGCAAGTTCAGTGCGAGCGGGAGAAAGGTGGAGTCGGCACATGCTCTCATGGAGCAGCTGGTATATCTCAATTCGGAAGCCCAGCGCAAAGGCGTAGACGCGCAGCTTGGAGGGCAGTTCGCGAACTTCAAAGTGCTGGCAGCACAGACGCTGGAGTTCGTGAACAGGGAGGCCCAACAAACCATGGGCGGTCTGGGCTATTCCAAAGGAGGTCGGGGAGGACGCGTGGAACAGATCAGCCGAGACGTGCGCGTCATGGTGGTCGGCGGTGGTAGTGAAGAGATTCTGGCGGATTTGGCCATTGTGCAAGAGGTTCGTGGATTGAGTAAGTT GAGGAAGAAAACACGCTGCCCGGGTGAGCGCCCGGCGTGTGCATTCTGCGTGCGGCTAGGTCAGGCATGTCGCTACGCAGATGCGCCATCTGCCGCAACCATCTCCGTGCAACATGCTGTGGAAAAGGACTTCGCTGCAGCACATTCGTCCCTTAATACTGGCAGCTCCTTCCAAGCCATAAGTTTCCCGTCCGCTATTGGAGAGTCGAGTACGCCTTTTGCCTACGGCAATGGACAGTGGGAAGGCGATCCCGAGGAAACCGAACGCCCCATGCCGGTGCCACAGCGTTTGCCGCAGGCAATGGAGTCATCAAGTCCGATCTTGCATACTGTCTCTCGTGATATTGCCAACCAAGCGGCGGACCGCGCCACACG CTTCGAAGAACGACCACCGGAACATGTCATTGCCAAACTAACAGACGTGTACTTCTCGAATTGCCAAAACCAGCCATATTGCTTGTTCCACGAGGCTAACATGCGTCGACGGCTTCAGATCGGCGATCTGCCAGAACATCTGCTGCTTGCATTCGCTGCAACTGCTGCACGTTATAGCCGAGACGATTATTTCAAACCGGACCCACTGGTGGCGGTCGCAAGCTATGCAAAGAAGTCATGGGCTATCCTCAAGAACCGAGTGCTTGACGGCGATCCTTGCACCGATCTTGACAGTGTGCAAGCCCCAGTCCTGCTTGCGATCATAGACTTCGTTG CTGGCCGACCGCGACAGGGCTGGGTCAAAACTGGCTTGGCCATTCGGTTTGTGCAAGATCTGAAGCTCAACGCAGAGCCTGACGCATCCATACCAGTctggcagcaagaagaacgccGGCGAGTCTTCTGGTCGGTATATTTATTGGATAGCTTCTTCGCTTGCGGTCGGAGTTGGCCCGTCTCTATTGTCGACTCTGACTGCACCGTCAGACTCCCCTGTGTTGAGGAATCGTTCCGTTTGGGATCACATCGAAATGATGCGCCTACCTTGGCTGTCTTGGACAAACCATGGCAGTCAGAGACAGCACAGTCACTCGACAACTTTGCCATCTCGGCACTCACGGCTTCATTGCTCGGGCGTACCGTGAAGATTTCGTCCTTGGAGGACATCCCCACAGTGCCATGCTGGGATCCACAGAGCGGATTCGCGAAGCTCAGTAGTCTGCTCATGAGTTTTGAAAGCAGACATGCCACAGGGTCCGAGAACCCGACTCAACACATCAACGAGCTCTATGGCACTTACGAAGGCTATGACCGGCAGCGAGTCGGTTCCTTC ACAGTGCAACACACCGGATGTTGCGCTCGTGGAAGCTCACTAGGTTACATTGCAGCTTGCATTGCTTCTATTCACAAGTTGTTCCTGCACTCACCAGATGAGAACACAGTGACCAAGGCAGCTGAAGGTTTGGAGACATGCCTGAAGTTCTTGGAGCACTCTCATCAGAATTGGGCCCATCTCAAGCCAATG AAACTGGCTATCAACGAGTTCAACATCGACCCAGCACTCGCGCGACTTCTTGTTGATTCGACACTCCCCGCGACGATCGAAATGGACAAAGCTCAGCGCGACATCCTTGAATTTGTGCTCGACTACGTATGGCTGAGTGATGTCACCCGTGCACCTGCTTCGGCGATACCTCCATCTGACTCCAGTCTCAACCAAGGAGACTGGAATTCTTTGCTGAACTTTGACGGGCTTCTGTCACCTGTGAACTTCGTAGGCGGAGATCTCAGCCCGGAAATGTCACAACACCGCAGTCAGGAGGGACTTGACGACACAGCGGGTTTGCTTTCTGGACATGATCAAATCACAATGGCTTGCTAG
- a CDS encoding uncharacterized protein (antiSMASH:Cluster_10), producing MQLVTTGVEGLSEDAITISPRLESVSRTTRSFFGYMACRETMTYSGEAETSKKQLTRLKRDRQENPIAFWVSEDLQWDPHVQPKTSQKDARFPEESNSPSSTASRPRIGRKAQLAHQWRVFVHSAPADLGGIAMALTSVFFRRRLLLLPLFVCIAAGPVDDTWPGAHGLPPADTTEQGLLWLWRLLRPLLPLPINIAGLIWSGVLLMRRVKAKAPCGKFSMLFFFITISGPVTLAICYGISTPDDRDLAVMTSICLFFAYPFATHLGCLLVHNVRIYTVYAYP from the exons ATGCAACTGGTAACCACAGGAGTGGAAGGTCTCTCGGAGGATGCCATCACAATCTCACCACGGCTGGAGTCCGTGAGCAGGACGACACGTTCCTTTTTTGGGTACATGGCATGCCGGGAAACGATGACCTACTCGGGCGAGGCGGAAACGTCGAAGAAACAGTTGACACGTCTCAAACGGGACAGACAAGAAAACCCCATTGCGTTCTGGGTCAGTGAGGACCTGCAATGGGACCCTCACGTGCAGCCCAAGACGAGCCAGAAGGATGCCAGATTTCCAGAGGAGAGCAACAGTCCCTCAAGCACGGCATCACGTCCTAGGATTGGGAGAAAGGCCCAGTTGGCGCACCAATGGCGCGTGTTTGTGCACTCAGCCCCTGCTGATCTTGGAGGGATTGCCATGGCCTTGACGAGCGTATTCTTTCGGAgacgccttctccttctgccgCTCTTCGTGTGCATAGCCGCCGGGCCCGTCGACGACACTTGGCCCGGAGCTCATGGTCTTCCCCCAGCGGATACTACAGAACAGGGCTTACTATGGCTGTGGCGTCTCCTGCGTCCTCTACTGCCACTTCCGATCAACATCGCCGGACTGATCTGGTCCGGGGTCCTGCTCATGAGACGCGTCAAAGCCAAAGCACCTTGCGGGAAATTCTCCatgcttttcttcttcatcactaTCAGCGGTCCGGTCACCTTGGCCATTTGCTATGGAATTTCCACACCCGATGACCGCGACCTGGCAGTGATGACATCCATCTGCCTGTTCTTTGCATATCCTTTCGCGACCCATCTCGGATGCCTTTTGGTCCACAATGTCCGCATCTACACAGTCTAT GCGTATCCATGA
- a CDS encoding uncharacterized protein (BUSCO:EOG09262CBI~antiSMASH:Cluster_10), whose amino-acid sequence MGDAVVGIIGMGDMGKMYARRIADAGWKVHACDVPEKYEALKAEFASRSNVTILPDGHLVSRSSDWIMYSVEAKNIDAIVAKYGPSTRMGAIVGGQTSTKAPEIAAFERHLPSDVEIVSCHSLHGPGVDPKGQPLVIINHRASDKSVALVERILSCFESTFVPLSAEKHDRITADTQAVTHLAFLSMGTAWQANDQFPWEVPRYIGGIENVKINLMMRIYSNKWHVYAGLAILNPWAKAQIAQYAESVTELYKLMLSNQKEEFENRIYAARDAVFGAESGHPKGEDKEELLLEDELLDKFSLGDKPQQRVKNNHLSLLAIVDCWWKLGIVPYDHMICSTPLFRLWLGITEYVYRSPALLSECISTALNDVSFRADDLEFTFAARDWSERVQLGHMDGYREKFERIQKYFRPRVADATKVGNEMIKTIEANLKERRARKECGE is encoded by the exons ATGGGGGACGCCGTCGTAGGCATCATTGGCATGGGCGACATGGGAAAGATGTACGCGAGGAGGATTGCAGACGCTGGGTGGAA AGTCCACGCCTGCGATGTTCCCGAAAAGTACGAAGCCCTTAAGGCCGAGTTCGCCAGCAGA AGCAATGTCACAATCCTTCCAGATGGTCACCTCGTCTCCCGCAGCAGTGACTGGATCATGTACAGCGTCGAAGCCAAGAACATCGATGCTATCGTAGCGAAGTACGGTCCCAGCACCCGCATGGGAGCCATTGTCGGCGGGCAGACCTCGACCAAGGCCCCAGAAATCGCCGCCTTTGAACGACACCTGCCCTCCGATGTTGAGATCGTCTCCTGCCACTCTCTACACGGCCCCGGCGTTGATCCCAAAGGCCAGcctctcgtcatcatcaaccaCCGCGCTAGCGACAAATCAGTCGCCCTCGTCGAGCGCATCCTCTCCTGCTTCGAATCCACCTTTGTTCCCCTCTCCGCCGAGAAGCATGATCGCATTACAGCCGATACCCAAGCCGTCACGCATCTCGCCTTCCTATCCATGGGAACGGCATGGCAAGCCAACGACCAATTCCCCTGGGAAGTCCCCCGCTACATTGGCGGCATCGAAAATGTCAAAATCAACCTCATGATGCGAATCTACAGTAACAAATGGCACGTCTACGCCGGCCTCGCGATTTTGAATCCTTGGGCTAAAGCGCAAATCGCTCAGTACGCCGAAAGCGTGACTGAATTGTACAAGCTCATGCTATCAAATCAGAAAGAAGAATTCGAAAACAGAATTTATGCGGCCCGAGACGCGGTGTTCGGTGCAGAGAGCGGACATCCAAAGGGAGAGGACAAGGAAGAAttgctgctggaagatgAGCTATTGGACAAATTCTCCTTGGGCGACAAGCCGCAGCAACGCGTCAAGAACAACCATTTGAGTTTGTTGGCGATTGTTGACTGTTGGTGGAAATTGGGGATCGTGCCGTATGATCACATGATTTGCTCGACGCCG CTTTTCCGCCTCTGGCTCGGCATCACAGAATACGTCTACCGCTCTCCTGCTTTGCTGTCCGAATGCATTTCGACCGCTCTCAATGACGTCTCGTTCCGTGCCGATGATCTGGAATTCACGTTTGCGGCGAGAGACTGGTCCGAACGCGTGCAGTTGGGGCACATGGATGGCTATCGGGAGAAGTTTGAACGTATTCAGAAGTACTTCAGACCGAGAGTGGCGGATGCGACGAAAGTGGGTAACGAAATGATCAAGACTATTGAGGCCAATCTCAaagagaggagggcgaggaaggagTGTGGAGAATGA
- the RPS14 gene encoding 40S ribosomal protein uS11 (antiSMASH:Cluster_10): protein MAPKKAAPRVQENVQLGPQVREGELVFGVARIFASFNDTFVHVTDLSGRETISRVTGGMKVKADRDESSPYAAMLAAQDVATRCKELGITALHVKIRATGGNGTKTPGPGAQSALRALARSGMKIGRIEDVTPTPSDSTRRKGGRRGRRL from the exons ATGGCACCAAAGAAGGCAGCACCGCGTGTGCAGGAAAATGTTCAGCTCGGCCCACAGGTCCGCGAGG GCGAGCTCGTCTTCGGCGTCGCACGTATCTTCGCCTCCTTCAACGACACCTTCGTCCACGTCACCGATCTTTC TGGCCGCGAAACCATCAGCCGTGTCACCGGTGGTATGAAGGTCAAGGCCGACCGTGACGAGTCCTCTCCATACGCTGCCATGTTGGCTGCCCAGGACGTCGCTACCCGCTGCAAGGAGTTGGGCATCACTGCCCTCCACGTCAAGATCCGCGCTACCGGTG GCAACGGTACCAAGACCCCAGGTCCAGGTGCCCAGTCCGCTCTTCGTGCCCTCGCCCGTTCTGGCATGAAGATCGGCCGTATTGAGGATGTCACCCCAACCCCATCCGACTCTACTCGGAGAAAGGGTGGTCGCCGTGGTCGTCGTCTGTGA
- a CDS encoding uncharacterized protein (CAZy:GH11): protein MPSLSNIVLAAFAAIGSSAMPFDSAFDTNEIVNATDADVPLLFKRQGIPSGTGTNNGWYYSWWSDGSGNHVYSNGAGGSYSVEWSGNGNFVGGKGYQTGSARTVSFDASFNPQNNGNAYLTVYGWTRSPLVEYYILENIGEYNPCASSSQPKGSVTIDGSSYQLCQNTRTNAPSIDGTQTFQQYISVRQSKRSSGSVDVGAHFEAWEAAGLQLGAHDYQIFATEGYNSAGNAEVTVS from the exons ATGCCTTCACTCTCCAACATAGTTCTCGCGGCCTTTGCTGCCATTGGTAGCTCAGCCATGCCATTCGACTCGGCCTTCGATACCAACGAAATCGTCAACGCCACAGATGCCGATGTTCCACTCCTCTTCAAGCGCCAAGGCATCCCATCAGGCACGGGAACCAACAATGGCTGGTACTATAGCTGGTGGAGTGACGGCAGCGGCAACCATGTCTACAGCAACGGCGCCGGGGGCTCCTATAGCGTCGAATGGTCCGGCAATGGAAACTTCGTTGGCGGCAAGGGATATCAGACTGGATCTGCGAG AACCGTTTCCTTCGACGCATCCTTCAACCCTCAGAACAACGGCAACGCTTACCTGACTGTTTACGGCTGGACTCGCAGCCCTTTGGTCGAGTACTACATTCTCGAAAACATTGGGGAATATAACCCTTgtgcctcttcctctcaacCAAAAGGTTCTGTGACCATCGATGGCTCTTCTTACCAACTCTGCCAGAATACTCGCACAAATGCTCCATCGATCGATGGGACGCAGACGTTTCAGCAGTACATTTCTGTCAGGCAAAGCAAGCGGTCAAGCGGATCTGTGGATGTTGGCGCGCATTTTGAAGCATGGGAGGCGGCAGGTCTGCAGTTGGGTGCCCATGATTATCAG ATCTTCGCTACGGAAGGATACAATAGTGCTGGAAATGCGGAGGTGACTGTCTCTTAG